One Xiphophorus hellerii strain 12219 chromosome 1, Xiphophorus_hellerii-4.1, whole genome shotgun sequence DNA segment encodes these proteins:
- the tardbpa gene encoding LOW QUALITY PROTEIN: TAR DNA binding protein, like (The sequence of the model RefSeq protein was modified relative to this genomic sequence to represent the inferred CDS: deleted 1 base in 1 codon) translates to MSELYIRVAEDENEEPMEIPSEDDGTVLLSSVSAQFPGACGLRYRNPESQCMRGVRLVEGVLHAPESSWGNLVYVVNYPKDNKRKMEEIDAASAVKIKRGFQKTSDLIVLGLPWKTTEQDLKDYFSTFGEVIMVQVKRDAKTGNSKGFGFVRFADYETQTKVIAQRHMIDGRWCDCKLPNSKASPDEPMRSRKIFVGRCTEDMTTDDLRQYFMQYGEVTDVFIPKPFRAFAFVTFADDQVAQALCGEDLIIKGVSVHISNAEPKHNNSRQMMDRGRFGAGGFSQGYGSNRGGLSSGSGGVNFGALGLNPAMVAAAQAALQSSWGMMGMLANQQGLTTAAGTASTTRDQTYSSASTSYSSPSSASLGWAGGTNTASSSGFSSGFGTSMESKSSSWGM, encoded by the exons ATGTCAGAGCTGTACATTAGGGTGGCTGAGGATGAGAACGAGGAGCCCATGGAGATCCCCTCAGAGGACGATGGGACTGTTCTACTATCCTCGGTATCAGCCCAGTTCCCGGGGGCTTGTGGTCTTCGGTACAGAAACCCGGAGTCCCAGTGCATGAGGGGGGTCCGGCTGGTGGAGGGGGTCCTGCATGCACCAGAGAGCAGCTGGGGAAACCTGGTCTATGTCGTCAACTATCCCAAAG ATAACAAAAGGAAGATGGAGGAAATCGACGCGGCGTCGGCtgttaaaattaaaagaggttttcagaaaacatcagaCCTCATAGTCCTCGGGTTGCCTtggaaaacaacagaacaaGAC TTGAAGGATTATTTTAGCACCTTTGGGGAGGTCATTATGGTGCAG GTGAAGAGAGATGCAAAAACTGGCAACTCAAAAGGTTTTGGCTTCGTCCGCTTTGCAGACTATGAGACGCAAACTAAAGTCATTGCTCAGAGACACATGATTGACGGACGATGGTGTGACTGCAAACTTCCGAACTCAAAG GCATCTCCCGATGAACCGATGCGGAGCCGCAAAATCTTTGTTGGCCGCTGCACAGAGGACATGACGACGGACGATCTGAGGCAGTACTTCATGCAGTACGGTGAAGTCACTGATGTCTTCATTCCCAAACCTTTCCGGGCCTTTGCATTTGTCACGTTTGCTGATGATCAG GTCGCCCAGGCTCTGTGCGGAGAGGACCTGATCATCAAGGGCGTCAGCGTGCACATCTCCAACGCTGAGCCCAAACACAATAACAGTAGGCAAATGATGGATCGGGGTCGGTTTGGGGCTGGCGGGTTCAGTCAGGGGTACGGCAGTAATCGCGGGGGGCTAAGCAGCGGTAGTGGAGGGGTTAACTTTGGGGCTCTGGGCCTTAACCCAGCGATGGTGGCAGCAGCTCAGGCAGCGCTGCAGAGCAGCTGGGGAATGATGGGCATGCTGGCTAACCAGCAGGGCTTGACCACAGCGGCAGGTACAGCCTCTACCACCAGAGATCAGACGTATAGCTCTGCCAGCACCAGCTACAGCAgccccagctcagccagcctgGGCTGGGCCGGAGGCACTAACACGGCCTCCAGCAGCGGCTTCAGCTCCGGCTTTGGCACGTCAATGGAGTCTAAGTCTTCTAGCTGGGGAATGTAG